In the Harmonia axyridis chromosome 3, icHarAxyr1.1, whole genome shotgun sequence genome, one interval contains:
- the LOC123675447 gene encoding protein FAM200A-like, protein MSSSEEDYQGFSITMDKSQQASTSSHGKNDTDTPTKKRKYRDELSVDEKQKVFKRKFHSDWKNEEEFKGWLCEVPNEQGKFKCQLCNCILSLRAGKQEVVKHANSKKHLAKINARKSTPSVKSMFQESQTATSIKDEIATAEIRISAFFAEHNIAVSVADDLVDLIKVTCNKPDVKGISLARTKTTKVINNVLCKVETSELISILKVIKFSILVDESTDLSMDKYLCILVRYVCPESGNLMTKLLKMLKLEATDTTAENIYRQFKQFFKACDIPLTNIIGLASDGANVMLGKHNSFMTRLMADTKVLVVLKCICHSAAIIASTACNVLPAAPEDLLRALSSYVSASGKRSAQLAELQEYLNNSKKKF, encoded by the exons ATGAGTTCAAGTGAAGAAGATTATCAGGG attttcCATAACAATGGACAAATCGCAGCAGGCCTCTACAAGTTCCCATGGGAAAAACGATACAGATACACccacaaaaaaaagaaaatatcgtGACGAGTTAAGTGTGGacgaaaaacaaaaagttttcaaaaggaAGTTCCATTCAGATTGGAAAAATGAGGAAGAATTTAAAG gGTGGCTCTGTGAAGTGCCAAATGaacaaggaaaattcaaatgtcAATTGTGCAATTGTATTCTTTCACTAAGAGCTGGAAAACAGGAAGTAGTTAAGCATGCTAATTCAAAAAAGCATTTAGCTAAAATCAATGCGAGAAAATCGACACCATCGGTTAAAAGCATGTTTCAAGAATCCCAGACAGCAACTTCAATAAAGGACGAAATTGCGACAGCCGAGATTCGTATTAGTGCTTTTTTCGCAGAACACAATATTGCTGTTTCTGTAGCCGATGATCTCGTAGATTTAATTAAAGTCACCTGCAACAAACCTGATGTTAAAGGAATATCACTTGCAAGAACAAAAACAACGAAAGTGATAAATAATGTATTATGCAAAGTTGAAACAAGTGAACTAATTTCAATCTTGAAGGTAATTAAGTTTAGCATTTTAGTAGATGAAAGCACAGACTTAAGTATGGATAAATACCTATGTATTTTAGTGAGATATGTTTGTCCCGAATCAGGTAATTTAATGACTAAATTACTTAAAATGTTGAAATTAGAAGCAACTGATACCACAGCAGAAAATATTTACAGACAGtttaaacaatttttcaaggcaTGCGATATTCCTTTAACTAACATTATTGGGTTAGCTTCTGACGGAGCGAATGTAATGTTGGGTAAGCACAATTCCTTTATGACAAGATTGATGGCTGATACAAAAGTATTAGTTGTTTTGAAATGTATTTGCCATAGTGCAGCTATAATAGCAAGTACTGCATGCAATGTTTTACCTGCAGCTCCTGAGGATTTATTACGGGCCTTAAGCTCATATGTATCCGCTAGTGGTAAACGATCTGCTCAGCTAGCCGAATTACAGGAGTATCTgaataattctaaaaaaaaattttaa
- the LOC123675448 gene encoding jerky protein homolog, whose translation MPPKCLTLFEKANILDEHKKGLSVTALSVKYGVAKSTICSIKKKAEKIKDSVNKTLKPSKKRTLRRPENPKMERKLYKWFLNQRKHNVPVTGDMIKHMASKLHEEFKETNNFNASDGWLQRFKIRHGVRFLKITGEKLSSQPELVDPFKQKLKNLIQEHHLSNHQIYNADETGLFWKLLPDKTFVALSEKAAPGLKMAKQRITLLGCVNANGSHKLTPLLIGKAAKPRCFKNFKNPFIYKHSKNAWMTIDILKTWFFHHFIPEVSDM comes from the coding sequence ATGCCTCCGAAGTGTTTAACTCTATTTGAGAAAGCGAATATATTAGACGAACACAAAAAAGGTCTAAGTGTAACTGCTTTGTCTGTGAAATATGGCGTAGCAAAATCAACGATTTGTTCCATAAAGAAGAAGGCTGAAAAAATAAAGGACTCTGTCAATAAAACCTTGAAACCTAGCAAGAAGCGAACGTTGAGAAGACCGGAAAATCCAAAAATGGaaagaaaattatacaaatgGTTCCTAAATCAGAGGAAACATAATGTTCCTGTCACAGGAGATATGATTAAACACATGGCATCAAAATTACATGAAGAATTTAAAGaaaccaataatttcaatgcCAGTGATGGTTGGCTACAGCGATTTAAAATTCGACATGGCGTtagatttttaaaaattactGGCGAAAAGCTATCATCGCAGCCAGAATTAGTCGATCCTTTCAAGCAGAAGCTGAAGAATTTAATTCAAGAACATCACCTAAGTAACCATCAAATATACAATGCAGATGAAACAGGCCTTTTTTGGAAACTTCTCCCTGACAAAACATTTGTTGCCCTTTCTGAAAAAGCAGCTCCTGGATTGAAGATGGCTAAGCAACGTATTACTTTATTGGGGTGCGTGAATGCTAATGGTTCGCATAAGTTGACGCCTTTATTAATAGGTAAAGCAGCGAAGCCAAgatgttttaaaaattttaaaaatccgTTCATCTACAAGCACTCAAAAAATGCTTGGATGACGATAGACATCTTGAAGACAtggttttttcatcattttattccAGAGGTGAGtgacatgtaa
- the LOC123675449 gene encoding uncharacterized protein LOC123675449, which yields MSDEAHFHLNGMVNRQNCRYWANENPQHLHERPLHSPKVTVWCAVSQTRIIGPYFFEDVNGRAVTVKSERYVEMINNFFIPELRRQRVPIRRVWFQQDGATAHTARASMDVIRPLFPGRLISRFGDVHWPPRSPDLSICDFFLWGHLKARVYETKPRTLDEFKRAICVEVAQVERAMLERVYANFQERLQHCITDFGHQMPDVIFHT from the coding sequence ATGAGTGACGAAGCCCACTTTCACCTCAACGGCATGGTTAACCGGCAGAATTGCCGTTATTGGGCTAATGAAAATCCGCAACACTTACACGAAAGACCGCTGCACAGCCCAAAAGTTACGGTTTGGTGCGCTGTATCGCAAACTCGCATCATTGGCCCTTACTTCTTCGAAGACGTTAATGGTCGTGCTGTTACCGTGAAGTCAGAGCGGTACGTCGAAATGATCAACAACTTCTTTATCCCCGAATTACGACGGCAACGTGTTCCAATCCGACGTGTGTGGTTCCAACAGGATGGGGCGACCGCCCACACAGCCAGAGCATCAATGGACGTTATTCGCCCTCTCTTCCCTGGTCGCCTTATTTCCAGGTTTGGCGATGTTCATTGGCCTCCCCGGTCCCCAGATTTATCCATATGCGATTTTTTCTTATGGGGACACCTCAAGGCTAGAGTATACGAGACCAAGCCCCGAACTCTGGACGAATTTAAAAGGGCTATTTGCGTGGAAGTTGCCCAAGTTGAGAGAGCGATGTTGGAGAGAGTCTACGCGAACTTCCAAGAGCGCCTCCAGCACTGCATCACCGATTTCGGCCACCAAATGCCTGATGTGATTTTCCACACTTGA